The sequence actaaattaaataatttaataaaataaagtaaaagatcAAACGTTATAAAAGattaagtgaaataaaataaagtcaaatttaatttaaaaaaataataataaatacaaaattaaacaaaataaaacgaaattaaacTATATTTAACTAAATtaggttaaataaataaaattaaatcaaataagcTAAGACAAAATattataacacaaaaaaaaatttatttaattaaataaactaaaattaaattaaaaataaatacaataaagtaagataaaataaatgaaaattaaattaaataaaattaaactaaaaataattagagctcggaaattcttcttcatataaaaataatttaataaaataaaagataaaatattataaaaaaaattaagtgaaataaaataaaacatcacacaaaataaaataaacgaattaaaaaaaaaaaataaaaaattaattgaaggaaataaaataacgaagagaaaaggctttgaagagatttacaaggtataatcaaaagaaggcaattgggataactttacaataactaaggcatgacgtggacgaatgcgtttgtaacacttcaaccatcgtacgagtgcgggttcaaatcccacttccgggagaaaaggctttgaatagatttacaaggtataatcgaaacaactgtcgctttgtccgtcctgatgtcgcgttgtttaaatttttcccaaattattaaataaaataaaattaaataaactaaaattaaataaactaaaattaaattttaaaaataaaataagatttaatttaaaaaaataaaataatgtaagttaaaataaatgaaaattaaattaaatagtttaataaaataaaataacagataataaattgtaaacaaattaagtgaaataaaataaagtaaaatataataagataaaacaaaaatataattaaataaaatttgaaaaaatttaataaaataaaacaaaattaaattatctttaactaaattaagttaaataaataaaattaaattaaatttcaaaaaataaaacaaaatctaaaaaataaaataaacttaaacaGAACAAAGTaagataatataaataaaacaattgaattgaattaaattaaattcattgaaatcaaattaaatataataattcaataaaataaaatataaaaaattataaaaaaaattaagcgaataaaattattttaattgaatcaagtaaaataaaataaaattaaataaaataatttaaattaaataataaacacaaaagaaaagaaaattaaataaaattcattaaagtaaactaaaattaaatttaaaaaaataaaataaagtaagataaaataaatgaaaattaaatttaattgaacaagataaaataaaactaaatgaaataatttaataaaataaaaatgaagtgaaataaatgcaatgaataaaataaaatcaaattaattcaaataaaataaaatagaattaaattaaatcaaaataaaataaaataaataaacaataattattaaaaaaaataaaatataattaaatttaataaaataaaataaatttaaattaaattaaaaaacgtGAATgtgagataattaaaaaaatattgtcgTTTGAGTTAAAATATAACCATGGAAAATGTTTTGGTATGAAGTTAAATCAAACATTTTGTATTTTGGATTTAATTTCATAATATGCCTCAaagttttgtaaataaatatacattatGTTTAGTAAAAAAGCGCACATAAGAacaccttcatatatacaacatatgtatatgtatatactgcACATAATATTCCATAATTTTGTAGCTTTAAACACTAGtaattaataaaagaaaatttaaaaaacaaaacgcacGAAATCAAATGAACAATgaatctttaaaataaataagaattatgtatacacaataaaaaaattaactatatatgtatatacatatagtatacTTAGAGAAATGAATAAACAATATGTGGAATAAAAACGAAACTATATATGCCAATAAAAAATACTCTGCCTTTTCATTTTACGTCAATTTTTAATTTGTCTTTATGAATTCCTACAAGTGGTAAATGTTTGAAAACATTCACAATAGCAGACAGCCTCAATTACATGGTTAATCGCTGTTCAATTaattaaatcatttgctcaacagttttattaaaaatgtttgcaAATTACTGGtatgtatattgcattatttacatattttgaaaTGTTTGCATAATTTGCTGTTCATTTTTTCTCCATTAACTAGATTTTAATGAATAATAATATGTAGCCTGAAACACAAATGGTAAATTCGtggcaattcaatttatttaccgcgaacaaacaaacaaacctatctaccattctctggccattcgtgaCAGCCATTTCCGCTATCAGCTTATTtgacagttaaatttttaaacagacaaaaaCTGTTATAactttggaatatatagcattcaggacaccttatttgcagtaattaagagaaaatgtttgcttagatTCAAGTAGTtggttattttttcttatttgttatcgtaacctcaatttaagctgccaaactatacaTGACACACTTCACTTCTGTCTGGGGCGACAAATAGCCTATTTGCAATTTAATCGTCTGTCAGCGCCCAGTGCTGCGTCAAAAAGCGTATGTGTTTGGGCCTTTAATCGAAATTTTTCAGCTATGTTAATCTAGCCAAGAGCCCCAAAGCCTTCTTGCTACGGTGCTCATTGTGTCATTGGTAACTCATGTTCTAAGTACGGAAAATGTGTAGACTCTACAATGTACGgtacatagtgtacaagtacaagtgtgttgacttatctgtcaagcattctgacaggcactcgctggattcggaatgacagcgaattcaaaatggataccattaccgagtgcgccgaatgattgaaaaattgaaaaagtcgatacgattggtagtcaaaaatgttgtcgttgagaccaaaaatgcgactctagacctgagatttccatcaggtgagcgaggctgtttgtagttttgacgtttatcgcttagtgaacacacttggtataggtacactatggtacGGTAATCGTCACAGATATAAATTCGAAATTTTAAAGCACTTCGTCTATTGTCAAACGGAGaatgccaacaagtgctactttgaatAAAGCTCTACAAGTCGATAATCTTACCTGTACAGATGTATAGATGGGAGTCATGGACGGTGTTGGGAGAAGATGGGATGGCCGTTGGAGAAAAACTCTTGCTTACAAGTGCTACTTTAGACTGAGTAgccaattgaaaagttaagtccaCCCTCGACGAACAGAAATAAAGCTCACAAGccgctcatcatacctgtacAGATGTATGGGTCGGAAATATATACGGCATCAAAAGAAGATGAGATGACCCTTGGAATGTTTGTGAGAAAAGTCTCCCGGAAGATATTGATAGGACAAGTGATGCCGACGGGGAGTATCGGAGAAGGTGTACTGATAAGCTATATTAACTTTTTTCAGATATaatgatagtgcagcgaataaaagcccaaaggcttcgcaagctaggtcatgttatgagaACAGACGAGGCCTCTtcgaccaagaaagtatttctatagACATCCGTATTTAGAAGCAGAAGAAGTGGTAGATCTTCACTGAGTTGGCAGAGGCAGTTGGAAGAAGATCAACCTTGGTACTCTCACAATTGGCGTCAGATATCTCGAAGCAGGGATAGCTAGCGCGACTTCTTACGCAACGCCCAAAATCACCTAGGCGGTTAATCGCcatttaatgatgatgatgataaaaCCAATCATCTTCCTAAATATCCACAACCATATCCTATTCGAACACTACGAAAACGTTCAAGGAACAGAAGGAGAAGGAACTGCACCTGACATTGAATCTAGAGAAGTGGCATCATGGAAGCACAAGAACAACCAGAGCGCCCAATTGATACATATGTAAAGCCTTCTGCGTAACGAAAGGAGCAAATAAAATATAATAGGTTGATGCTTGTTCGATTTTTGCCGACATTACAAAACTGCAATATGCATAATGACCGTAGCGCCGCTTCTATTCGACATTCAGCCTTCGTACATCGGGCTAACGTTTGCCACGCGAAGTCTACTAATCGTAGTACAACCCTACTTCATGCTGATCCCTCTACGATTGTTTAGTTGACGCTTGAAGTCTAGTACGCAAGTGTTGACTTCGAAACGATGGCTGCCAAGGGACCGTTTCTATTGAAGGTATTTTCTATTGGGTTCCGCTGGTTGAGAGGTTTAGTATATATCCGCGCTCAGGCGTACCTATGGTGACTAAAATCTACAGGCCCGAAGATGGGAGTAGTCAAGAAACTCGTTTCTTTGGCAGTCGAGCTAGTACAGTAGCTAGGTTACAGTAACGGCACGTACAAGATTTATTTCTGGAAAATGACTGCCTATATCTGTAACACTCGTCTTAACCCTCTTGGAGTGTAttaacagttccaacaacaacCTGTCCAgttctctgttgttgttgtagcgataaggacactccccgaaggccttggggagtgttaccgagttgatggtcctttagtTTTCTTGGCGTTAAAAATCAATGTTAACGACAAACATCTTTAAAGAACGGTTAAACATGGTCAGTCGACCCAAAAGATTGGGAGGTCAAACAAATCTGCAATCTGAAGAGTACAAAAAGGTGCTGAGATCTGGTTGTTGTCGTAGTAACGGAGATCTGATATTCTTTGATAAAGCTGGGCTCTTGAAAACAGTGATGACTtcagattttctaaatttttgcgaAAAGGATATGGAGGGATATGTAGAATGGGAGCCTATGGCTAgatgaaggttaggttaggttgcaagggctgagctggactcTATGGTAACAACTCAccacttaggccaccaatgggcccattgtaataccctatacggtctcaaagagaacccctaccctgcctaaagcgggtcaaaccacctcgcggaatttatatattttgctagagccttgacttcatagctagagacctcagcaaggtcatgtagaaaaggtttaccaaggatggccaacctacgcctactaagcgctggacaatgacagggAAGGTGCTGggacactctcctcctcttctgtGCATCTACAGCTgggacaatagtcgaaggtcgttgcccgagtctagcaccatgcgtgcctattaaacaatgccctgttagaacccttatcagggactatataactgatttgtttaaaatcagaagcgtttctgtgcgccccttgtcatatgagggccaggttaccctggatgtctcacacgatgatatggctgaccatagtccatttgcaattcttatagtgcttgtgttcacacgaagcctgaaagtggccatagACATACCTACGGAATCATTTTCCGGAAggatatggttgttgttgttgttgttgtagcgataaggttgctccccgaaggctttagggagtgttatcgatgtgatggtcctttgctggatatggtcggtggtgcctcttctggccagctcgcctgctctgcagttgccttcaatatccctgtgcccaggtacccatataaggctgatactgaagtgctgagccatctcgttaagagatctgcggcattcagtgaccaactttgcgttgtcgacgaatgagtccagggctttaatgcggcctggctgtctgagaaaataaacacccgtttaccatccttagcatagacccgagatgattcacagccctgtgtgTTGCCAACATTTCCGCTTGGAAAGCAccacagtgatctggtaggccaaaagagacctctagacccacaTCCGGTGAAAAGaagcctgctcccaccttcccgtcaagcttataaccatccgtgaatatgttgatggcacccagTACcatatgttgtctggtattccagctttgtcgcgatggtatatatatactatagttttttaacgaagacgttctttggcgcgcagtagtcagtgcgcaccggtattgggactggggcgttcttgcccaggattgttgcgtgtccactagatccatttgaccagagacctgttttccttatgcgtagagcggcgatgaccgccattttcttcgccaccaggtcaagaggtggaaggtacaGCATATATATAATTTTAGCCTGTTACAATAGACTGAACAATATTCAGTCAGCGAAGCACGCATCTCCCTGTGAAAGTTGTTTTTCCTCCTCTTAAATAGTGGAAATTTCATTATGATAGATGCGTTTGATATAATAAAGGAGGAGGAGGTTTAAGCCGAACTCCGCTTCCAATTTCAATGGAGCTGCTATTCAATTTTCCCGACAAATTGgcaactccgaacggcagatgaatttttactgggaagctattcatggcagaaatgcactcaggAGTATTTGGCAAACCACTGCCGAAGGAcgaacttagaaaaattttacaaaaccgAAGACGAACTcaacaaatttgtaaaaaaatgcgTAAAAATATTCGTATTAAAAAGTCCGCATAAAATCTTAAGGCTTAAGGTTTGGAGGCAGACTAAAACTATATGATCGACCTGTCTAAAAAGCGGCAATGCAGTTTATAATAATTTTGACAATTTGCCCCTAAGTTCGAATTCGCAATTACATAACCTAACCACGAACTTTTGACAGCTGACAGCAACTATTTTCCATTCAAGAAATAGGCAAACAGGCCAAAcgaatataaaagtaaaatttttggtAGGAATCAACTTATTTTATATATCCTTAAAAGTATTATTATCACCATAGCAAAATGGGAAGCGAAGAAGCTGAGGCAGCAAAATTGAAAGGacttgaaaaatatttcaatagTGTAACGAACACCGGTCGCGCTAATGTAAGTTTTGAAATTCCTTAAAGCAAAGTGCCCAATTATATAAACTTGGTTAATTTTCATCGAAATCAAATTTAGGTGGCTAAAGCGACATACGCTGTATTGGGACTGGTCATTGCTTACAACGTGCTTAAACCCAAGAAGAAGTCCGTAGATAATTTACATACAAGCCAAAGCACAAATCATACATAAACGTGGCCAGCCACTCGGTGGTAGGGATTGGAAGGCTTACATAACTTGAAGTGGCATGAATTTTGCGTATGAAATAATATGTATCTGCTTTAAATGTAATAAAGGgaaaggaaaaaataataaaatataaaagaaagCTAAATGAGTAAAATATTAACTAAGAATTTGTACGTGTTGGTGTTGTTGCGTACAGTGCTTCGCCCCGTTCAAAcggcgaccactcacaaattgtaatTAAAGTCCCTTAaaggcagtccaaggaaactagtaGCTAGTAGTTTCAGCAAGGTTGGACCACAGGGAATTTGCTTTTAGAGGCGTAGGTATATCATTACAATTGCAAAGAAGATTGGGGCCATGTGGAgacatcacatgcaggacatacgtacattacgtatgtcggagtGGAGATCGGACAAGTAgtagtttaacctgttgcagtatccagaggGAAGTTGGGCTGGAGTGGCACGTGTCCTCCTGGGTAGTTTGATTTCCTATACTGCAAGGAGTCGATAATGTGTATGGATAACTCGAGTGCAAAGGGCGCGGCCTAGCGAAGGTATTCACCGACTCATTATGGATTAGGCATAGAGCCTCATTGTGCTTTATGAATCAAATAACTACGTTGGTAGGTGCCGAATCACACACGAAGAGGGTTTATATGCCTCTGGGAGGCAGGGCTAGAGCATGCTGTTGCTTGCTATGGTGTCCAGGTTTGTGACTATGTAGATGATATTCAGGGGTCATAAGACATCACGTGGCAGTTGTGAGTGCAGAATTCGGCAGCCCTTGATCCTTTTTCAGTGTGTATTTTTTAGACCTGGCGACGCGTAGCACATGAGTGGCCGGGCAATCGTTTAGAAGTTGTTAGCTgcatttctttatattttacCAAAGTcttgccggcaagcgacttgaggattttgttgtggcttttgtactttagatacaatttcggaggCAAGCGCCTTGAGGTTGAGAGTGTTAGCGAATtgtacccctaagatctttgggtgacgtGACAGGTggtagcgtaacaccatcgaTGTGAACGTCCAATATGTGCGtcatctgctgttgttgttgttattgtagcaatgctctccccacctaatagccgcgaccgatcacaaattgtcatcaatatcctctaacgggagtccaaggaaacttgccgtttcaacaggggtggaccataaggaaaggggtgttagaggcgttggttccacattacaattgaagagatggttggtgtcatgtggggacacattgcaagcggggcatacattttgtatgtcggggttgattctggataggtaagagtttaacctgttacagtatccagaacgaagttgagcaagagtgacacgcgtttccctggggagtatgcgttcctcttccgcaggttttggataattttcgtcaagtactggattcaccggtcaattcccggcataaaggtccgacgcctgtttatggagttcaccaagaacctgcttgtgttttttcacttcattggGCTGGGTTCTCAGATgcagtatttcctcaaaatgcttacggagatgactccttaagcccctaggcggtgctggttcatcaatcagatgtctgttgggatgcccaggtttctgggtattcaacaggaactgtttggtcagcatctcatttctctccctgatggggagtattctcgcctcattatgcagatggtgttttggggacatgagaagacagcccgtg is a genomic window of Eurosta solidaginis isolate ZX-2024a chromosome 4, ASM4086904v1, whole genome shotgun sequence containing:
- the Neb-cGP gene encoding ATP synthase membrane subunit K, mitochondrial; the encoded protein is MGSEEAEAAKLKGLEKYFNSVTNTGRANVAKATYAVLGLVIAYNVLKPKKKSVDNLHTSQSTNHT